The following coding sequences are from one Venturia canescens isolate UGA chromosome 5, ASM1945775v1, whole genome shotgun sequence window:
- the Marcal1 gene encoding SWI/SNF-related matrix-associated actin-dependent regulator of chromatin subfamily A-like protein 1: MSGINYSKDQIEQKRLLALQRKAEKDAKKTATNNSFNQYNSTPGKSGLNLNSPEHNKALSLIQYAYKKDSCGAMRSPKSYNNRPTPIDAKKFFAPVTVLMGTCTMITENRFMVDVEYHQKLIDVFKTIPSKLYDQKTRRWSFHISDYEKLTSKCNALRPEVVLAGIPSYVMKVFKKSLTKQTEVELIDLSPIDSKLTESLMPFQQEGIRYGISKRGRCFIADDMGLGKTIQALGLAHYYRENWPLLIVTPSSVRYQWSEAIFTFLPSVPVQSVHHFTSGKDYIGNSQITIVSYDLLVRSIEVFKRRTYGFVILDESHTVKSGKTARSKAVQVITTNAFHVVLLSGTPALSRPVELYSQISLIMGHSFMGFHDYGIRYCAGEKKSFGWDYSGSSNMQELQLLLRACCLIRRLKSDVLKQLPDKIRQVVILDPTLIKKASEEAKKIAAKLGSSGLGHRDRENAILEYYHESSDQRVLAVCNYVADLLERGQKFLIYAHHQLVLDSICQLLHSKDVQFIRIDGKTLPDQRKASVDLFQESDSCLVAVLSITAANAGITLTAAQLVVFAELFWNPGILCQAEDRVHRIGQSGSVTIQYLVGKNTVDDYLWPLIQHKISVLTKVGLDQNFCLKNAEVSEQKMNEENSLSKSPIEKQTSMDSFVSKCSPNTSQESGLSMNKEKSTDEACENFGNLLDLDEADFADIDFDDVS; the protein is encoded by the exons ATGTCAG gtataaattattcaaaagatCAAATAGAGCAAAAAAGGTTATTGGCCTTGCAGCGTAAAGCTGAGAAAGATGCAAAGAAGACTGCAACAAACAACTCATTCAACCAGTACAATTCAACCCCTGGTAAATCGGGTCTCAatttaaattctcctgaacATAATAAAGCACTGAGTTTAATTCAGTATGCATACAAAAAAGATTCATGCGGCGCTATGAGATCACCAAAAAGTTATAACAACAGACCAACTCCTATTGatgctaaaaaattttttgctccTGTCACTGTCCTAATGGGCACTTGTACTATGATTACCGAAAACCGCTTCATGGTTGATGTTGAATATCATCAAAAACTTATTGATGTGTTCAAAACAATTCCTAGCAAATTATATG aTCAAAAAACTCGTCGTTGGAGTTTCCACATCTCGGACTATGAGAAATTGACTTCAAAGTGTAACGCACTAAGGCCAGAAGTGGTTTTAGCAGGAATCCCGAGTTATGTGATGAAA gtattCAAGAAGAGCCTAACCAAACAGACTGAAGTAGAATTAATAGATCTGTCGCCGATTGACAGTAAACTAACCGAGAGCCTAATGCCTTTTCAACAAGAAGGAATTAG ATATGGAATATCAAAAAGAGGTCGATGTTTTATAGCCGATGATATGGGACTTGGAAAAACCATACAAGCTCTAGGTTTGGCACATTATTATCGAGAAAATTGGCCTCTTTTGATAGTCACTCCTTCTTCAGTGAG GTACCAATGGTCTGAAGCAATTTTCACTTTCCTTCCGAGTGTGCCAGTTCAGAGCGTCCACCATTTTACCAGTGGTAAAGATTACATTGGAAATAGTCAAATAACGATAGTCTCGTACGATTTGCTGGTCAGATCGATCGAAGTGTTTAAACGCCGGACTTATGGATTCGTGATACTT GACGAATCTCATACggtgaaaagtggaaaaaccGCGAGGTCGAAAGCGGTACAAGTAATAACAACGAACGCTTTTCACGTTGTGCTTCTTAGCGGAACACCAGCGTTGTCACGACCAGTGGAGCTTTACTCACAAATCAGTCTTATCATGGGGCACTCTTTTATGGG ATTTCACGATTACGGAATTCGTTATTGCGCAGGGGAGAAGAAATCTTTTGGTTGGGATTATTCGGGCTCTTCGAACATGCAAGAGTTACAGTTGTTGTTGAGAGCATGTTGTTTAATCAGACGGTTGAAATCTGACGTACTGAAGCAATTACCCGATAAAATCAG GCAAGTTGTTATACTAGATCCGACACTGATTAAAAAAGCATCagaagaagcaaaaaagaTCGCTGCAAAACTGGGAAGCTCGGGATTGGGACATCGAGACAGGGAAAACGCTATATTAGAATATTATCACGAATCGAGTGATCAGCGAGTCTTGGCCGTATG caattacGTTGCCGATCTTCTCGAACGTGgacaaaagttcctcatttacgCTCATCATCAACTTGTTCTTGACTCAATCTGTCAGCTTTTACATTCCAAAGACGTCCA ATTTATACGAATCGACGGTAAAACTCTTCCGGATCAGAGAAAAGCCTCAGTTGATTTGTTTCAAGAGTCAGATTCATGTTTGGTTGCAGTTTTATCGATAACTGCAGCTAATGCCGGTATCACCTTGACCGCCGCTCAGCTTGTGGTGTTCGCTGAACTTTTCTGGAACCCTGGG ATTTTGTGTCAAGCTGAGGACAGAGTTCATAGAATCGGTCAGAGCGGGAGTGTGACAATTCAATATCTCGTAGGAAAGAACACAGTGGACGATTATCTGTGGCCTCTGATTCAACACAAAATTAGTGTTCTGACGAAGGTTGGCTTGGATCAGAACTTTTGCTTGAAAAATGCGGAGGTTTCGGAACAAAAGATGAACGAAGAAAACTCACTGTCGAAGTCTCCAATTGAAAAGCAGACTTCGATGGACTCGTTTGTAAGTAAATGCTCGCCGAACACGAGTCAAGAAAGTGGTCTCAgtatgaataaagaaaaaagtaccgACGAGGCTTGTGAGAATTTCGGAAACTTATTAGATCTTGATGAAGCTGACTTTGCCGACATCGATTTCGACGATGTTTcgtga
- the Lrr47 gene encoding leucine-rich repeat protein 1, producing MKLMCNVEVHCRLLTTINIRSRKKGQRGCLTIARPTVKNNELVLFLQTMTNKLGTKYKIDDNIEKIFTKFVNDGKATIRLKEPPHDLIIQSDVVQLKSFLHVLKLGLLKKLDPAVLSVSNMNPKTFTTQKTKVVITKKADYPVLEGFPRTTEILHLAKLERKSFDRQILRLQSLKILDLSENQLSSLPNELGTLPNLTELHLASNRLKFDLSSKSTWLDGTNIRKNLKLLDISSNEISHLPSQIGRLRSLVTLKMTDNLLRTLPQSMGNLMSLKFLNVKRNLLDCLPGSMLNLHVEDFNLSSNPFGWQPRLNENHIEGVPKLTEIAARSVVNLRISYDSSTVPLTLVEYLDGAKFCPCGKACFESYVRRLMEMNVHQVAAAVTSSLNSSYTHFDMYFCCGNCVRRYTPR from the exons ATGAAACTTATGTGTAATGTCGAGGTTCATTGTCGACTGCTCACTACGATTAATATTCgttcgaggaaaaaaggtcAACGTGGGTGTTTAACAATTGCGAGACCCACTGTAAAAAACAATGAGCTTGTTTTGTTCTTGCAGACAATGACAAATAAATTAGGAACAAAGTACAAG ATCGACGAcaacatcgaaaaaatttttacgaaattcgtcAATGATGGGAAAGCAACAATCAGATTAAAAGAACCGCCTCATGATTTAATTATTCAGAGTGACGTTGTACAATTGAAAAGCTTTCTTCATGTACTCAAACTTGGCTTACTGAAAAAACTTGATCCTGCTGTTCTCTCCGTCTCCAACATGAATCCAAAAACTTTTACCACCCAAAAGACTAAAGTAGTAATAACCAAAAAAGCAGACTATCCTGTTTTAGAAGGGTTTCCTAGAACAACTGAAATTCTGCATTTGGctaaattggaaagaaaatcatttgacCGACAAATTCTTAGGTTACAAAGCTTAAAGATATTGGATCTTAGTGAAAATCAATTATCTAGTCTACCCAATGAACTTGGCACTCTACCAAACTTGACAGAATTGCATCTTGCTTCTAAccgtttgaaatttgatttgtcaTCCAAATCCACTTGGCTGGATGGGACAAACATTCGTAAAAACTTAAAATTGTTGGACATCAGTTCTAACGAG ATATCTCACCTGCCGAGTCAAATAGGACGATTGCGTTCGCTGGTGACCCTAAAAATGACTGATAATTTATTGAGAACCTTACCGCAAAGCATGGGAAATTTGATGTCCTTGAAGTTCTTGAATGTCAAGAGGAACTTGTTGGACTGTTTGCCTGGGAGCATGTTGAATTTACATGTGGAAGACTTCAACCTATCATCGAACCCTTTTGGTTGGCAACCGCGGCTGAACGAAAATCATATCGAGGGTGTTCCTAAATTGACTGAAATTGCAGCGCGTTCAGTAGTAAATCTGAG AATCAGTTATGACAGTAGCACCGTTCCTTTGACTCTGGTAGAATATTTGGATGGTGCAAAATTCTGTCCGTGTGGAAAGGCCTGTTTTGAATCATACGTACGACGATTGATGGAAATGAATGTTCACCAAGTGGCAGCAGCTGTTACCTCTTCACTAAACTCGTCATATACACACTTCGATATGTACTTTTGTTGTGGAAATTGCGTCAGGCGTTACACACCGCGGTAG
- the PIG-F gene encoding phosphatidylinositol-glycan biosynthesis class F protein, protein MGISRVHEQSLLLVHCLFTCVYFPGILILLKYNESLYTVGSFKFLPILTILMFAEVVKLVFSTTQKQQQFFLGRADVKPNARSKKSWLKAIKDLFKFSIVMLILFAVYYIMVVLFGAALFSHLEETSVLSLTLATLTFVPGAIHLGIDMALLVLTSPNTYDIGPIGQAISFHIKTTVLGAWLGAIAIPLDWDRPWQVWPIPCVLGALVGYMLGHLYTLIKTLTFLRSNRKAQR, encoded by the coding sequence ATGGGTATCAGCCGCGTGCACGAGCAGAGTCTTCTGCTGGTCCATTGTCTATTCACTTGTGTTTATTTCCCTGGAATTCTGATACTCCTGAAATATAATGAGAGCCTTTACACCGTGGGATCTTTCAAATTTCTACCAATTTTGACAATTCTTATGTTTGCCGAAGTGGTGAAATTGGTATTTTCAACGACGCAGAAACAACAGCAGTTTTTCTTAGGGAGAGCAGACGTAAAGCCAAATGctcgttcaaaaaaatcatggtTAAAAGCAATTAAAGATTTGTTTAAATTTTCTATAGTCATGTTAATATTGTTTGCAGTTTATTATATTATGGTAGTGTTGTTCGGTGCTGCTTTGTTCAGTCATTTAGAAGAGACGAGTGTGCTTAGTCTCACACTGGCAACCTTGACTTTTGTTCCAGGGGCTATACATTTAGGCATAGATATGGCACTTCTTGTTTTAACAAGCCCTAACACTTATGATATTGGTCCAATCGGACAAGCCATTAGCTTTCATATAAAAACTACTGTACTGGGAGCTTGGTTGGGGGCAATAGCGATCCCTCTAGATTGGGACAGACCCTGGCAGGTTTGGCCAATTCCCTGCGTCCTCGGTGCCCTTGTTGGATACATGCTTGGACACTTGTACACACTAATTAAAACCTTGACTTTTCTGCGGAGTAACCGAAAAGCTCAGAGATGA
- the LOC122411569 gene encoding transmembrane protein 231: MSTLDVFTCPVVYKYKTRLFSCSVFLVIILIIATIICPLIIVYQTGGFWLRNRIHVETPLVNFAHKYFLVGDKDFRANPIVCSTFLNYKENPINDDCTIVKVHEIDANKDRRTDVLKFEAQFYSEQPLRTLRLLLFFHIELQELIEALIGTIAVFDYTLDDNVQKVHFISDLRLHQKSLLRIDSFPEVYNSSIDFEDKTLVDVLSENARKKLSAQLMNTRVTQETGFSSDEPIIVSGEILYSEELIHYQPGLWEELKWAWIQYLSIFLIFAYLSTKLLQFLFSNRHLKSYIIVPWKIE, from the exons ATGtcgaccctcgatgttttTACGTGCCCAGTAGTTTACAAATACAAAACAAGATTATTTTCTTGTAGTGTTTTTCTCGTAATTATTCTAATCATTGCTACAATAATTTGCCCGTTAATTATCGTTTATCAGACaggag gtTTTTGGCTTCGAAATCGAATTCACGTCGAAACTCCTCTAGTCAATTTTGCACacaaatattttcttgttGGTGACAAAGATTTTCGTGCCAATCCCATTGTTTGCTCGACTTTTTTGAATTATAAAGAAAATCCTATAAACGATGACTGTACAATCGTTAAA gtGCATGAAATTGATGCTAACAAGGATAGGAGGACCGATGTTCTCAAGTTTGAGGCACAATTCTATAGTGAACAACCATTGAGAACTCTAAGGCTTCTATTATTCTTCCATATCGAATTACAG gaATTAATAGAGGCGTTAATTGGAACAATAGCAGTCTTTGATTACACTCTGGACGATAATGTACAGAAGGTCCATTTTATCAGTGATTTGAGATTACATCAGAAAAGTCTTTTGCGGATCGACAGTTTTCCTGAAGTCTATAATTCTAGTATTGATTTCGAAGACAAAACACTGGTTGATGTATTGTcagaaaatgcaagaaaaaaat TATCCGCGCAACTCATGAATACTCGAGTGACACAAGAAACAGGATTCTCTAGCGATGAGCCAATTATTGTTTCGGGAGAAATCCTTTATTCTGAAGAATTGATACATTATCAGCCCGGGTTGTGGGAAGAACTGAAATGGGCATGGATTCAATATTTGTctatttttcttatctttgCATATCTCAGCACAAAATTGTTGCAATTTTTGTTTAGTAATAGACATCTCAAGAGCTACATCATTGTACCttggaaaattgaataa